A stretch of DNA from Trueperaceae bacterium:
AGAAGACGGCGTCACGGTCGGCGACCGGCTGGTCGACCGTCACCAGCGGGACGTCCGGGAGGGGCAGCTCGCGGCGCGCGCCGGGGCCGGTGCGTCCCACCGTGCGCATGAGCCGGGCGCCGCCCTGGTCGTGTGCCGGTACCCAGACGATCCCGTCGACGCGTAGCGCCACTAGCCGGCCCAGCGCCGTCGGCTCCAGGAGCAGGTCGTTCCCCGTGTCGTGGACCATCACCAAGAAGCCTGCGGCGCGCGCCGCGGCCTCGACGGCGTGGAGCATCGCCGCGACGAAGGGGTTGGTCAGATCGGGCAGCGCTACCCCGATCACTCCCGTCCGACCCGTGCGCAACGCGCTCGCCTGTCCGTTGGGAACGTAGCCGAGCGCCTCGGCGGCGGCCCTGACGCGGGCGCCGACCGCAGGCGTGACCCGCTTCGTGCCCCGCAGCACATGCGAGACCGTGGCGACGGAAACGCCTGCAGCTTCGGCAACGTCTCGCATACTGGCCATCCAGGAGCCTCCTCGGCCTAGGTCAGGGCTTAAGGTTAAACGTTTTACCGACGTCGATCACAGTGTAAGTGCGTTGCATCCGCCGGTCAAGGACATGAATAGTGCCCGTCGAGCACCAAGCTAGGCAACATAGCTAAGGACGATCCTTATCACGCATCAGTCACGCAACTGCTCGGAGGAGAACTTGACCAAGAGCTCCGCCTGTCGCATAGCCACCTTCTGCTGGTCTCGACTCAAATGGGTCATCCCGTACTGAGCCGGATCTTTGATATCGATCGAACGCCTGCGCGCCTTCGCCGCTTCCTTTCGCCCATCGGCTATCTCCTCCAGGAGCGCCGCGGCTTCAAGGAACTTCTGTGCCGCCTGGAACCTGGACCGAGCGTCAGCCTCACCACAGGGCTGAGAACGGGTAGTCATAGCCGTCATCCCTCGGCGGCTGCGAAGAGTCGATGAACGTCGATACCCACCAGGGTTATCGCGTCACGCTCCAGGTTCTCGACTATGGGCGGACGTTCGCGTTTGAGGCGGTGAACATCGCCAAGGGAGACCTCCGCGATTCCAGCACGGTTTCCGGTCCACCTCAACACCGCGGCGCTCAACACGTCGACATCGCTCCGCCACCCGGGCGCCTCGGCGTCCAGTCCCGGCGGCCGAACCAGGAAGACGTCGATGTCACCATCCGTACCGCCATCGCCACGGGAAGCAGAGCCGAAGAGGCTCGCATGACACGGCTGGACGCCCCACTCCTCCAAAGCCGAGGTGAGGCGCCTAGCAAGCGTGCGTCGCATGCCAAGGAGAGCTAACACCGGCTCCGCGGCCAAGTGGTCACGGTTCAACGTGTATAGGAGAGCCGCTCCGGCACCTGCGACTTGCATATCCACTAGCCCATGCTCAACCAATCGCTTGAGCGCCCTCGCGACGCTCGAACACGAGGTACCGCTGCGTCACGCGCATGCCGGAACGCAGGTAGAGCTCCGGGGCGCCGGTGGTCGAGTCGGCGTCGACGGTGAGGCCCACCCGGCGCTTGCCGAGCGCGTGACACGCCCCGAACGCGTCGGCGAGCAGAGCGGCACCGAGGCCGCGCCTGCGCCAAGCGGGCACGACCCGCAAGCTCTGCACCAGGCCGGCGGCGCTCGTCCGCGGCGCGCGCGTGATGCTCATCCCCACGATCTCGCCGTCAGCCAAGGCCAGGCGCATCTCGCCGCGCAGGCGCCCTACGCTGGCCGACCACTGCTCGAAGGTGTTGCCCGGCCGGTTCCACATGCCGACGGAGCCGAGCTCGAAGGCCTCGTACGCGGCGGGCTCGTCCGGGCTGCCCGCGTAGTCGCGCACGCTGACCCCGTCCGGCCACTCCGGCGGCGGCGGGGGCGCGGCGAGTTCGGTCTCCATACGGTAGATGGTCCGCACGTTCGCGTAACCGCGCGCCGCGAGGCTCGCCGCCAACCGCACGTCGGCGATCGGCAGGTAGTTGCGAACGGTCACGGGGCCGCCGCCGGAGAGGCGCAGCGCCCGCGCCTCGGCGGCGCCCGCCAGGTAGGCGCTCAGCTCCTCGGCGTCCCGCGCGTCCGGGGCCACGAAGGCGTAGGTGAGGAGGAGCTCGGCGCGGCTCGGCACCGTGTCCAGCAGCGCCACGGCTTCGCCGCCCGGACCGCGCACCAGCACGGCGTTCGCCTCCAGGTCGGCCCCAGCCCAGTCGCCCTCCAGCGTCTCGGTGGAGGTGTTGGCGACCCCTTCGTGCGCCAGCTCGTACGCGGCCACGAGCGCGGCCGCCTCGGCGGCCTCGGCGAGGCGCGGGGGCGCGGCGACGTAGCCCGCCGGGGGCCCGGCCACCGGATGTTCGTTCGGCATAGCGGTCTACTCCTGGAAAGCGGCGAGACGCGGGCACGCGCGCCGGCTGATGCGCATGTGACGCGGGCCTGCGCCCTACGCGCACGTGCGCGTGGGGCGGCCTACTCCCCGAACGCGGGGAAGTGCAGATCCGGGTTGAACCAGACGATGAAGCTCGCCCAGTCGTCCGTGTAGTCGTCCTCGATGTAGCCGTGGATGAGGCCGTAGACCTCGAAGCCGTTGGCGAGCTGGAAGGTGAGGGTCGGGTCGGTGATCTCGCCGGCCACTACCTTCTCGACGTACTCGGCGACGGTGAGCCGGTCGCGGTAGCGCGGGTAGCCCGGGAGCTGTCCGCCCGCCACTATCCCTTTGCGCCCGAGCCGCCTGACGAGCGCCTTGCGGGCGTCGTACAGGCCGCGGCCGAGGCCGGCGCCGCGGTAATCGGGGTGCACGCTGATGTCGGCCCCGTAGTACCAAGCGCCGTCCGGGTCGTGGTTGGCGTAGGTGCCGCCGGCGATGATGTCGTGGAACACGTGCTCGGGGCGCTGCACGTCGAAGTCGACGAGGAAGCCGGAGCCGAGGCCAACGACCGCCTCCTCCGCGAGCGGGGTGCCGTCGGGAGCGTCCGCCGCCAGCGCCACGAACTCC
This window harbors:
- a CDS encoding GNAT family N-acetyltransferase produces the protein MPNEHPVAGPPAGYVAAPPRLAEAAEAAALVAAYELAHEGVANTSTETLEGDWAGADLEANAVLVRGPGGEAVALLDTVPSRAELLLTYAFVAPDARDAEELSAYLAGAAEARALRLSGGGPVTVRNYLPIADVRLAASLAARGYANVRTIYRMETELAAPPPPPEWPDGVSVRDYAGSPDEPAAYEAFELGSVGMWNRPGNTFEQWSASVGRLRGEMRLALADGEIVGMSITRAPRTSAAGLVQSLRVVPAWRRRGLGAALLADAFGACHALGKRRVGLTVDADSTTGAPELYLRSGMRVTQRYLVFERREGAQAIG
- a CDS encoding GNAT family N-acetyltransferase codes for the protein MSVAEGRAGQRRKPRVRIVQAAPAHAAALEELQRVCFPNLGAQELMTRENFLEHQERFPEGEFVALAADAPDGTPLAEEAVVGLGSGFLVDFDVQRPEHVFHDIIAGGTYANHDPDGAWYYGADISVHPDYRGAGLGRGLYDARKALVRRLGRKGIVAGGQLPGYPRYRDRLTVAEYVEKVVAGEITDPTLTFQLANGFEVYGLIHGYIEDDYTDDWASFIVWFNPDLHFPAFGE